The Miscanthus floridulus cultivar M001 chromosome 6, ASM1932011v1, whole genome shotgun sequence genomic interval ttggcacatttacaaaggagatgaagttagagttgatgtgaatcaactcggcgatggaactgAGGTGAGAATGGTTTGGAACTCCACTGGcgaagtgtccacccgtagagtgcggacagtccgacggtgccaccggcgccctgttctgaaaagatagggtctcacagagtggaccagacactggtcacgtagtgactggacgctgggttccagcgtccggtcagaagtggcagtcagcgggtaggcatcggtcttcgaccggacgctggcgctggaagtgaccggacgctgacagggtgtgtccggtcaaggtgacgtgtgatgacgcaggcagagcagtgttgctggaggtgaccggacgctggtgctgcgtccgatcgcgatagaccggacgtgtccggtcatatctggtaccttactagaaacgaccggacgctggggttgctgcgtccggtcaattcaagctggagcatccggtcgtcagatgaccattgagatcggatgaacatcgtttgaagaaggggacacgtggcgtgcatcgcacgaccggacgttgaggtccagcgttcggtcgatcggaccggagcgtccggtcgtcccgacttttgcccagtgaaggggtaacgactctatttgttcgtggggttataaatagaagccatggtcggccttgggccggcagctgagcacactagagccttggtggcttgtgtagtagtgcttgggagccctccatctcacatatacttgatagtgatcattcgattgtgtgagagagcgattctagtgcgattgcatcgtgaggttgcatcgtatggcactaggtgatcgagttgcaagccggtggtgcttgttactcttggaggttgccacctcctagacggcttggtggtgatctccgttgaagcccgcaagaagcttgtgcggtgctccggagaagagctttgtgaggggcattgtgctcgtcccgcaggagccgcaaagagcaactctagttgagcgtgtcattgagctaccctcactttcggggtaggttcttgcggtgctcgatGTACGGGCTttgcgggtgatgccaattagccgccgaaccaccaagtgagcggtcgacacaacggggactagcgtattggcaaacacgtgaacctcggaagaaaaatcaccgtgtcaaccttgttctttccgttggtttgcatcctcgttacacaagcttgtaattacttttgcatacattgtgcttatgtagttgctcttataattagttagcttgtgtagcttactagttaccttgtTGCTTGTGTagcaagaagtagctcccttgcgtggctaatttgatttgtgtaatcttgttagtcacattacttagtttgtgtagctaagtaattgcgctctctaatttgacattggttgccttgttattgagcattgctagtgagcttaggtggctttgtgtttttgcttactagcttgtgtaggagcttccttgttgcttaaagtactaatggcataggtttgtgtgaccttgctcctagaattggtttggtgagctctagctagcccggcacctttgttgcttaatttgtatctttgcaaggtgttagagaacatagatagaggggtgtagtcttggctagactgatagttctaattccgcacttgtttcggttagccaacgcgattaattttagaaatgactattcaccccctctagtccgccatctcgaccctacaaccgTCGATCTAAATAACAATTATCACATATTAGCTCCTAAGAGGTAATAGATATATAAGGAAAATATCTTTCTATTAGATCTAATATACATGCAAGATCTGACTTCTCTAACACCTTCTGAAGTGTACATGGACATGGCCACACGCATGCATATAGCGGTGGGCGCACACTTCACACAAGTGCAGccgtattttattttatttcttttatatagCTTGATGATTTGTAGTTAGTAGAACTAATATACATATTGTTCTTTGTATTTATCCTATTATAATTTTTATTTTGGAATGTTGTAGGGCTATTTCGTGGTAGGCGTACAAATTTATAACTTTTATAACGTGACAGGTGGTAGATCCAATTTAATTTTAGCGACACCTAACATAATTTGATGAAAATGACTTGTCCACATTTTTTCTTAGAAAATTGGTAATTGCATGCGGCACCAAAAAAGGAAGATTGTCTACTGCATGCGGCGCCAGACAAGGAAGATAGTCTACGTGGGGATATGCCTGCGATTTTGggattccttttctattttataaCAATTAGTTAATTAAATTCTttcatttaattttgaaaaatcaagggctgtgatttttttttgaaatcttgCCTTCTACAAGGTAaggaacactagtagagaaacgacttttgatccacttcgaaatttggctttagtcccgggatttttcgcgcccgggactagagaaatctttagtcccggttggtagctacaaccgggactaaaggtccctgcccaacggttacCGAGGTGTATCAGAGGCACGTCAGTgtgagaatctttagtcccggtttgagatatgaacccggactaaaagtgtgacttttagtcccggtttgagacacgaaGCTGGACtaaagatacctttagtcccagtttatgtctcaaacccggactaaaggtgtctccaaaCTGAATTTAAAAGGAAAGCGTATCTTATCTAAGTTAGATGTGTGGTGGTAGGTGAGATGGTAACACGTGCAAGAGCTGAAGTGGGAGGTCGTAGGTTTGAATCTCTACAGCTACAACTTTTTTTTTACCCAACAAACAcctctactcccggttggaggaaccgggactaaaaatcaagacctttaGTCTCGATTTCATAGTCCCGGTTCTAAAACCTGGATTAaaggggttgagaaccgggactaaagcccttTTCTCTACTAGTTGAAGGTACCgtacccccccccacacacatatatatatatatatatatatatatagtatatatagacacacacacctGTGCATACGAGTGATTTCACATAAGCAGGGAATGCCATTTCATCAAAGATTCTTGAAATTTCTTTGTAGTGGAATTGACGGTTCCTTTTCAGTAGCACCTCTCAAGCTGCCACATATCTGATATCTTGGTACCCACTTTGCATGGAATCGCTACCCTCTTTCAGATGCTCCTTATCCATACACAACAGAATGCCACCTGTATGGCCAATATATATTGAAATATTAATTAGAAAATGCGACTTCGGAGCGCAGCATCGCATACCTCTTCCATGTCTGATGGGGCATCAGGGCTTTGCTTTGGTTGACATTCTGGACATACAGGATAAGAACTAGTCATACAGGGCATTGGTATACTGTGCTGTGCTGTTCATAGTGCCTTTATATAGAATCTTGTTTGCCCCGTGCTGACTTGGCTTCACTCTAACAAGATTCTATATTCGTCTTAGCTTGGCAACTTCTGTAGTGGCGTCCACCGTCAATATCGCTGAATTTATGACTACGTGTAGGATGATATTATCCGAACGTGAAGAAATTAATGGATTTCCACTTCAACAATGATATCTGTGAATGAAGTTCGATccacgccctgttcgtttgggctggtttggcttataagccatggctgaaagtactattggctagtttggtgtgagagaaaaatactgttcgttggctgataagccatggtttaTAAGCCAAATCCGACTGAGCGAACAGGCTGCCAAGAGTTGCAATGATGTACCAGACTATAAACTTCATAGTTTCATTTCTATTAATGAACTTTAGTTCATCCCACACTTCACTACTACTTTGTTGAATGTCCTACAGTTCACCCAAATTGCATATCCGAGACTACTACATGCATGACGAGCTGAGTCGACAATATCATCAGCTTAAAGCTTATTATATATCCCTTCTCGACATCTCATTCTTTCTTTCTCTGTCTTCTGACTAGTCGAATAGGAATATAAGATAGGCTGAGTAAGATCCCCAAGCCTTATCAACATCCAAGGTCGACTCGTTTCAGTATCAGGTAGCTACACTACTGTTACCGTCCAAATAAGTATTCCGTACTAGTACATACTAAACCTTTCGGTGTGAGTTGCAACCCAAGAAGCTTTGGCAATTATCCAAACCCTCCCTGTCGGTTCGCTGCAAAAAGCCTCGCTCTCTTGCCATCACATTTATGTCCACGCCTATATAAACTAGCCTCCCTGCACCCAGTCCTAAGCAAGAAAGCACAAATACTCAAAGCATCAGATATACAAGAAGCAAATCGCACATCTTCTCTAGCTAGCCTAGCTTACATTAGTCACTTCGAAGCAACTCTGTTAAACCAGGGTTGTTTATTTCTCGCGAACGATCGACAGGACCCTTAAGTAAGTTTGATCCATGGACCAGGTGACAAGGCTGGCATCGCAGCGTGCAGTGGTGATCTTCAGCACGAGCTCCTGCTGCATGTGTCACACTGTGACGCAGCTCTTCCGCGAGCTCGGGGTGAACACGATGGTGGTGGAGCTGGACAAGGACCCGCGGGGAAAGGAGATGGAGAAGGGACTGGCGAGGCTACTGGGCCGCAGTGCCGGTGTACCAGCGGTGTTCATCGGTGGCAGGCTCGTCGGCTCCACAGACAAGGTCATGTCGCTCCACCTCAGCGGCAACCTCGTCCCTCTTCTGCGCAATGCGGGGGCACTCTGGGTCTAGCTGCTTGTAGCGCCGCTATTATGCTCTGAGCGAGTCAGCTATTCGATTAGCTGACAATATATAAGTTATACTAGTTCTGTCGATAATGTTATGTCGATCGCGCCATCGCGGCAAGGGGCTTCAGTATTTTGTAAGCGTACCTGATAATGTGAGGAGAGTGTTACTTACCTGTTACCTCCCCGAAAAATGCACGGCCATAGTCCATAGGCATACATGCATGTGATGTGACAAATGGAAGAGCTTCATTGTCATTGCTTACTATATTTTGTAAGAGTGTCTTACTGTCTCATAATGTGAGGAGTCAGATTGTTTCCTCCGGGAAATGCATGCACTGGCGAAGGACATACATGATAGCGACGGAAGAGCTTCATTCTATGCTGGTCTGGTACATTGCAAGTTTGCAACTAATTAACTGAAAGCGTGGATTGTTTTGGGTATCTTCCAACGGTTTCCATTAGGCAAATCGGCAAGCATATACATGGGTAACCAATCTACTCATGGTGGCCCATGGCATGGGTAGGGTAGGCcctatatagggagagtatattcagtagccagctacaaaataagttatttcgtagccacctccatttacgataattttatatactaatttacgataatgtcaatacatatttacgatagttaggttactctaacacatggagatatttaccataacgttacagtaaaccacttagtatggagttactataatctcgtaaattaatatagtaattatcataactcaaagtggctacagaataagttattttatagccagctacagggtagtagcgctctctctctctctctctctctctctctatatatatatatatatatatatatatatatatatatatacacacacacacacggcaAGGCACATGTGCCAGCAGTAGTGCCTGGTCACATGT includes:
- the LOC136458283 gene encoding glutaredoxin-C1-like, which produces MDQVTRLASQRAVVIFSTSSCCMCHTVTQLFRELGVNTMVVELDKDPRGKEMEKGLARLLGRSAGVPAVFIGGRLVGSTDKVMSLHLSGNLVPLLRNAGALWV